Proteins from a single region of Callithrix jacchus isolate 240 chromosome 12, calJac240_pri, whole genome shotgun sequence:
- the LOC108587803 gene encoding LOW QUALITY PROTEIN: uncharacterized protein LOC108587803 (The sequence of the model RefSeq protein was modified relative to this genomic sequence to represent the inferred CDS: inserted 1 base in 1 codon; substituted 1 base at 1 genomic stop codon), with protein sequence MRRSSFHRQSWDGVLGSSPCKPSPSPRLLRPGVRVAGRARTRVRRLPVSRAAAVRREGGAESSAAPPPLARRPYRACALPPGLHLGIGRKRERETGTRSGLCYSRKREGRGRRPGREWGXSPLDPGVRGAVRPYILGVGPQSVAEDLGLRPLGPKFPGFVPRFSNTRVSVLIVQISGTRVPTSLNLGLCFIEFQISGSGPFVHQYPGFIPQAFKYQTRSPSRSNIRGSHPTIRNPEFGNCRPRGGGGLDREVRSGCHPLPSRGGFPGPPLRKGESXGRGGKGEGLLAPLPAWQSRWRTPGGSGGAGAP encoded by the exons ATGCGCCGCAGCTCTTTCCACCGCCAGTCTTGGGACGGAGTGCTGGGCTCCTCCCCTTGCAAGCCTAGCCCTTCTCCCCGCCTCCTCCGGCCCGGGGTCCGCGTGGCGGGGCGCGCGCGCACTCGGGTTCGGCGGCTGCCGGTCTCCCGGGCCGCGGCAGTGAGGAGAGAGGGCGGGGCTGAGTCCTCTGCGGCCCCGCCCCCTTTGGCCCGGCGTCCCTACCGCGCCTGCGCGCTCCCGCCCGGTCTCCATCTTGGAattgggaggaagagggagagggagaccgGGACAAGATCGGGGCTGTG CTATTCTcggaagagagaagggagagggaggagaccGGGCCGGGAGTGGG TGTCACCCTTGGACCCCGGCGTGAGAGGGGCCGTGCGGCCGTACATCCTCGGGGTGGGCCCCCAGTCGGTGGCCGAAGACCTAGGGCTCAGGCCCCTGGGTCCCAAATTTCCGGGCTTTGTCCCTCGCTTCTCAAATACCCGGGTATCAGTCCTCATAGTTCAGATATCCGGGACTCGAGTCCCAACCTCTCTAAACCTGGGTCTCTGTTTCATTGAATTTCAAATATCGGGTTCAGGCCCTTTCGTGCACCAGTATCCGGGGTTCATTCCCCAGGCATTCAAATATCAGACTCGGTCTCCCTCCCGTTCAAATATTCGGGGTTCACACCCCACAATCAGAAATCCGGAATTCGGCAACTGTCGCCCTCGAGGAGGGGGAGGACTGGACCGCGAGGTCAGATCAGGTTGTCACCCCCTCCCCTCCAGGGGAGGCTTCCCGGGCCCGCCCCTCAGGAAGGGCGAAAGCTGAGGAAGAGGTGGCAAGGGGGAAGGTCTCCTTGCCCCTCTCCCTGCTTGGCAGAGCCGCTGGAGGACCCCAGGCGGAAGCGGAGGCGCTGGGGCACCATAG